From the Variovorax paradoxus genome, the window ACACCGACGAACAGGGCAACTACCTGATCCAGGGCAACCTGATCGACGTGAAATCGCGCAAGAACCTGACCGAGGAGCGCGTGGAGAAGCTCAGCGCCGTCGCCTTCGACCAGCTGCCGCTGAAGGACTCGATCAAGATCGTGCGCGGCAACGGCAAGCGCAAGCTGGCGGTGTTCGAAGACCCGAACTGCGGCTACTGCAAGCGCTTCGAGAAGGACATGAAGACGGTCGACAACGTCACCGTGTATCTGTTCCTGTACCCGGTGCTCGGTCCGGACTCGAACGTCAAGTCGCGCGACATCTGGTGCAGCAAGGACAAGGGCAAGGCCTGGAGCGACTGGATGGAAGCCAGCACCCGGCCCACCACGGCGCCGACCAACTGCGACGTCACCGCGCTGCAGCGCAACGTCGACTTCGGCCGCAAGTACAACATCACCGGCACGCCCAC encodes:
- a CDS encoding DsbC family protein, with protein sequence MTLVRNLLLAACTLGAVVAATAGEAEIRKNLPARIPQFPPIDEVSKAPIPGLYEVRVNGAQIFYTDEQGNYLIQGNLIDVKSRKNLTEERVEKLSAVAFDQLPLKDSIKIVRGNGKRKLAVFEDPNCGYCKRFEKDMKTVDNVTVYLFLYPVLGPDSNVKSRDIWCSKDKGKAWSDWMEASTRPTTAPTNCDVTALQRNVDFGRKYNITGTPTLIFSDGTRTPGAIPAEQVEKQLAASSS